GAAATTGGAATTTTAATGGTAAATTCAGTTCCCTTTCCCAATTCAGAGATTACATCGATCGTCCCCTGATGCTTTTCGATAATTTGATGGCAGATTGATAGTCCTAATCCTGTCCCTTTGCTGCTAGGCTTTGTCGTAAAGAATGGATTAAAAATTCTCTCTTTAATTTCAGGAGGAATTCCATTTCCATTATCTTGAATGCTGATACAAACCTGTTTAGAGCCAGCTACACAGGTTTGTATCACAATCTGCTTGGATTTTACATCAGTCTCAAATAATGCATCAACAGCATTGGAAAGAATATTCATAAATACTTGATTTAATTGAGATGGATAACACAAAATTTTTGGCAAATCTCCATATTTTCTAACGACCTCAATACCTTGCTTTAACTTGTGGTTGAGAATCAGTAATGTGCTATCGATTCCTTCGTGTAGGTCCACATCTTTTTGTTCTGCCTCATCCAATCTAGAAAAGTTGCGTAATGACAGAACAATATCTCTAATCCGACTGGTTCCCGTTTGCATTGATGCAACTATACGTGGTAAATCAATCAATAAAAACTCAAGGTCAATCTCCTCCATGCAATCAGTGATTTCAGGAGAGGCTTGTGGAAAGTACTGTTGATAAAGTTTAAGTAGGGTTATGAGAGACTGAACATACTGGTCGATGTGGGTGAGATTACCGTTGATAAAGTTAACCGGATTGTTGATTTCATGAGCAATCCCTGCCACCATTTGTCCCAACCCAGACATCTTTTCAGCCTGAATCAGTTGTGCTTGAGTTCTCTGTAAGTTTTCGAGAGCCTGTTCTATGTCTCTAGCTCTCGCCTCTGCAAGTGTGGCAATCTCCTCCTTGCCTCTTAAAATATCTTTTAGTTTCACTTCCCGTTCTGCTAACTCATCCATTAATCGACTCTTCGCTTGCAAAAGAAAGAGAAAATCAGCAGCAGAGTCGTGAATTGCAAAGTCTTTTAATTTGATTCCAATGTGGTTTAGCTGGCTAATTTCTGTAACGACTGGGGAACCCAGAAAGAAAATGGCCTCGCAGTCATCAACAGGTATCATCTGCCCTTTTAAAGTCATTTCACTATGGAGCGATTTCAGAATAAATATGCTGTGAGATTGCTTACTAATGGCAGCAAAATTAGCAGTTTGAATAATAGGGCGGTTAATCTGGAAGCACTTGGTAAACTGTGACCCGATGATGTCAGGAATAAGCCGCTGCAAAACTTCTCCAGATTGGATGATTGTGCGATCGCCATTAAACACAAAATGAAAAGGAAATGACTTCGCAAGTAAGTGGGGTGGCAAAGTGAATTGGGGCTGCATGAAAAGTTCAGTTGGGTTTATATTGGATGGTAAACTCATCATGATCTGCACCCTCAGACTTGCTTTGAATTTGGGTAACTTCAACATCTGTATTCAAGTGCGTACCCAAGCCTTTCACTAATCCCACCACCATCGGAGCTAACCCCTCTCGATGTGAATGATAGTGAAGGTGTAGCTTTTGTCCTTCAATTTCCTCACAGTCAAAAGATGGCGGCTGGAGTTTTGGAAAACTTATTCCGACACGGGTATGAAGGTCATCTAGATTCTGTAAAAATTCGGGAAGCGTATCGCCGCTCATCGCCATCAGTTCCCCATACCCTTCTTCAGAGGTGTATTGCACCCAGAACTCTCCAAAGGCTTGCATGATTGCTGAAGCAGGTAGACCCAAAACAAGACTTGCAGCCTTTACAAGCCTATGGGTTACATCATCCGGGTAAGACTCCATGCTGATGAAAGTATCAACTTCAACTTCAGCCTTATGCTGAATCTTATTCCAGGTTTCTTCACCGAAGCGACTGCACACCATGTCGCGAATTGCTTTGTTGACTAAGCCGTACATAAAACCTCCTGTAGTGCTGTTTCAGAATTGCTATGTAGCTTGTCTGCAACCTCTTTGAGATTAGGTTGCTTGAAAGTTGATCGGCAAAATGCTCCCTATAGAATAGGTTGCCCACTTCTGAAGTAAATTTGCTAGTTTTGGTACAAATGGAGTGATTACATACCGTGTCGTTACTAGAAGATAAAGTAGCCCAACAATTGTTTAGACTGACGCTTTCCGCCTAACCATTTAGATCGGAGCGTTAGGCCGGAGATGGTCGGCATAATAC
The genomic region above belongs to Cyanobacteria bacterium FACHB-DQ100 and contains:
- a CDS encoding GHKL domain-containing protein, yielding MQPQFTLPPHLLAKSFPFHFVFNGDRTIIQSGEVLQRLIPDIIGSQFTKCFQINRPIIQTANFAAISKQSHSIFILKSLHSEMTLKGQMIPVDDCEAIFFLGSPVVTEISQLNHIGIKLKDFAIHDSAADFLFLLQAKSRLMDELAEREVKLKDILRGKEEIATLAEARARDIEQALENLQRTQAQLIQAEKMSGLGQMVAGIAHEINNPVNFINGNLTHIDQYVQSLITLLKLYQQYFPQASPEITDCMEEIDLEFLLIDLPRIVASMQTGTSRIRDIVLSLRNFSRLDEAEQKDVDLHEGIDSTLLILNHKLKQGIEVVRKYGDLPKILCYPSQLNQVFMNILSNAVDALFETDVKSKQIVIQTCVAGSKQVCISIQDNGNGIPPEIKERIFNPFFTTKPSSKGTGLGLSICHQIIEKHQGTIDVISELGKGTEFTIKIPIS
- a CDS encoding heme NO-binding domain-containing protein encodes the protein MYGLVNKAIRDMVCSRFGEETWNKIQHKAEVEVDTFISMESYPDDVTHRLVKAASLVLGLPASAIMQAFGEFWVQYTSEEGYGELMAMSGDTLPEFLQNLDDLHTRVGISFPKLQPPSFDCEEIEGQKLHLHYHSHREGLAPMVVGLVKGLGTHLNTDVEVTQIQSKSEGADHDEFTIQYKPN